One stretch of Halodesulfovibrio sp. MK-HDV DNA includes these proteins:
- the murI gene encoding glutamate racemase, translating into MTSLPIGLFDSGVGGLTVLKALRSTLPCEEILYLGDTARLPYGTKSQETIVRYAVQAAGKLVERGVKMLVIACNTASSVAIEPLQKAFPDIPVLGVVKPGAAASCAATENGSIVVLATESTIRGNAYQREIFALRPDIQVTGLPCPLFVPLAEEGWTDGDLVEGIVARYLDPLFASPLESAQKKAPDTVVLGCTHFPLLAPSIRNVVGDSIHIVDSAETTAQEVKKMLSARGLLRKETSCGRTHFLTTDDISRFARTGSWFLGLPIEVDDVELIDL; encoded by the coding sequence ATGACTTCTCTTCCTATTGGACTGTTTGATTCCGGTGTTGGCGGGTTAACTGTGCTTAAAGCATTACGTTCTACCTTGCCGTGCGAAGAAATATTGTATCTTGGTGATACAGCACGCTTGCCTTACGGAACTAAAAGTCAGGAAACCATTGTCCGCTATGCCGTGCAGGCCGCAGGAAAATTAGTGGAACGTGGTGTTAAAATGCTTGTTATCGCCTGCAATACTGCAAGCTCTGTAGCTATTGAACCATTGCAGAAGGCGTTTCCAGATATTCCTGTGCTGGGCGTTGTAAAACCCGGTGCTGCTGCAAGTTGTGCAGCAACAGAGAATGGTAGTATTGTCGTGCTTGCTACAGAATCAACCATTCGCGGTAATGCCTACCAGCGGGAAATTTTTGCGCTGCGTCCAGATATTCAGGTTACAGGACTTCCGTGTCCGTTGTTTGTTCCTCTTGCAGAAGAAGGGTGGACTGATGGCGATCTCGTGGAAGGTATTGTGGCGCGTTATCTAGATCCTTTGTTTGCTTCCCCGCTTGAATCTGCACAAAAAAAAGCACCGGACACAGTTGTGCTCGGTTGCACCCATTTCCCTCTGCTTGCGCCATCTATTCGCAATGTCGTGGGAGATTCTATCCACATTGTTGATTCAGCAGAAACCACAGCGCAGGAAGTGAAGAAAATGCTTTCAGCACGCGGACTGCTTCGTAAAGAAACATCTTGTGGAAGAACACATTTTCTTACCACAGACGATATTTCACGCTTTGCTCGAACTGGTAGCTGGTTTCTGGGGCTGCCTATCGAAGTTGATGACGTTGAGTTGATCGATTTGTAA
- a CDS encoding arylesterase yields the protein MRYDRLMRCGRIYAGVLVLFLFAACSWGNCAQLSSPLVAVAVPADASPLRLHAKYTPIPSHSRVYPKTGLAHFTPEAQGFVCPPGKIFFISAFGDSLISGFGLDNAMNSFPVVLQNTLRELGYSVVVENDGVEGNTTAQGLARLPRILLTRPDIIILELGANDMLQHRSVPRMKSNLAEMICEIQDVKIRLLFTGMYSLPHFGKKYVDKFDAAFPDLAAKYNVAFYPFFLEGVALDHSLNQKDGHHPNAAGVKVLVRNILPYVVKQIESICTEKL from the coding sequence ATGAGATATGATCGACTGATGCGGTGCGGACGCATCTATGCAGGTGTATTGGTACTTTTTTTGTTTGCCGCGTGCAGCTGGGGAAATTGTGCTCAACTATCTTCACCGTTGGTTGCTGTGGCGGTGCCTGCGGATGCTTCTCCACTTCGTTTACATGCTAAGTATACCCCTATTCCTAGTCATTCGAGAGTGTATCCAAAAACAGGATTGGCGCATTTCACGCCGGAAGCGCAGGGTTTTGTGTGCCCACCCGGTAAAATATTTTTCATTTCCGCTTTTGGCGACAGTCTGATTTCCGGATTCGGACTCGATAACGCAATGAATTCGTTTCCTGTTGTGTTGCAGAATACACTGCGGGAACTGGGATATTCTGTTGTTGTAGAAAATGATGGTGTTGAAGGAAATACAACTGCGCAGGGGCTTGCCCGTTTACCAAGAATATTATTGACCAGACCGGACATCATAATTTTGGAGTTAGGGGCGAACGATATGTTGCAGCATCGGAGTGTGCCGCGCATGAAGAGTAATCTGGCAGAAATGATTTGTGAAATTCAGGATGTGAAGATTCGGTTGCTGTTTACCGGAATGTATTCGCTTCCCCATTTCGGGAAGAAATACGTGGATAAATTTGATGCAGCATTTCCAGATCTTGCCGCTAAATATAATGTAGCATTTTATCCGTTTTTCCTTGAAGGGGTTGCGCTGGACCATTCACTGAATCAGAAAGACGGGCATCATCCTAATGCCGCGGGTGTTAAGGTTCTCGTACGTAATATTCTTCCCTATGTTGTTAAACAGATTGAATCAATTTGTACGGAAAAGCTCTAA
- a CDS encoding FapA family protein, giving the protein MPQNNKPVLTEEESIFSRYIELAGNPSLPVTPGTCIGKVLRLEHFHLTSEVGNSEEELDQLHNYSIDTATDKIYATALGVLHVDNNKIVVRPILYPANDGMTVYGDIYHKDFSGNSLLLSNYAAALWQLDVNAPIDTARFNAALRKAISNGLPVCMVPICKGRPAIHEEPSVILPLLPERVLRTMQESSEPIDFKDQGFFAEVPAHTPVAIEMPTPESSNGFDVYGNALPVMEQTAPVSIGKEKPVLSIGDNLFGIPQHGGHTVYYSERKGLMSIRDDILSITDVLRIEGDVNMKTGNIVVKRGSVHITGSITAGFTVEAPQHVIVDGNVDQGNITCGGDVFVSGAIIMNKSSSVTSKGSVYANHMHNADVVAAHSIVTSGSIVNSELTAGSAIRTCTDKGTVLGSTLIAGSEINIAGAGGENGTPPILIITNEADSPNALRRITSEAETVLAQSISKLDDWIKKSQEKELTGSMRQRADKLLQKAKRIRKSIVNRVTPRATHPIHRVMIRGSVAAGTLVTMHGQTLTIEHPLPKLSMELENHQRAVKSQHLTH; this is encoded by the coding sequence ATGCCGCAGAACAACAAACCCGTTCTCACTGAAGAAGAATCCATATTTTCCCGATACATAGAGCTTGCCGGAAACCCATCATTGCCTGTAACTCCAGGAACTTGCATAGGCAAAGTATTACGCCTTGAACATTTCCATCTCACATCAGAAGTTGGAAACAGTGAGGAAGAACTGGATCAACTGCATAATTATTCGATAGATACGGCAACAGATAAAATATACGCAACAGCTCTTGGGGTCCTCCATGTTGATAACAACAAGATTGTTGTGCGCCCAATTTTGTATCCGGCAAACGACGGCATGACTGTCTATGGTGACATCTACCATAAAGACTTTTCAGGAAACTCTCTTCTGCTCAGTAACTATGCAGCAGCTCTCTGGCAATTAGACGTTAACGCTCCCATAGATACAGCTCGGTTTAACGCCGCGTTGCGTAAGGCTATTTCAAATGGTTTGCCTGTTTGTATGGTACCAATTTGCAAAGGTAGACCTGCCATACATGAAGAGCCATCCGTAATTTTACCGCTATTACCGGAACGGGTATTACGCACTATGCAGGAATCATCCGAGCCAATAGATTTTAAGGATCAGGGCTTTTTTGCTGAAGTTCCTGCGCATACACCGGTTGCTATCGAAATGCCCACACCGGAATCATCTAATGGCTTTGATGTATACGGCAACGCATTACCCGTCATGGAACAAACCGCTCCCGTCAGTATAGGAAAAGAGAAGCCAGTATTAAGCATTGGAGATAATTTATTCGGCATTCCTCAGCATGGTGGGCACACCGTATACTATTCCGAACGCAAAGGTCTCATGAGTATCCGCGACGATATTTTATCCATCACCGACGTTTTGCGCATTGAGGGTGATGTGAACATGAAGACTGGCAATATCGTTGTGAAACGAGGCTCTGTGCATATTACAGGCTCAATCACAGCAGGCTTTACAGTAGAAGCACCGCAACACGTTATTGTAGACGGTAATGTGGATCAGGGAAATATCACCTGTGGTGGCGATGTGTTTGTTTCCGGTGCGATTATTATGAACAAATCCAGCAGCGTAACCTCAAAAGGTTCTGTTTATGCCAATCACATGCATAATGCAGATGTTGTTGCGGCACATAGCATTGTGACCTCCGGTTCTATTGTGAATTCTGAACTCACAGCCGGAAGTGCCATCCGAACCTGTACAGACAAAGGGACAGTGCTTGGCAGCACGCTAATAGCAGGAAGTGAAATTAATATTGCCGGAGCTGGCGGCGAAAACGGTACTCCACCCATTCTTATTATTACAAATGAAGCAGACTCACCGAACGCTTTACGCAGAATAACATCTGAGGCTGAAACAGTTTTAGCGCAATCAATTTCAAAGCTGGATGACTGGATTAAAAAAAGTCAGGAAAAAGAGCTTACCGGCTCCATGCGTCAACGGGCAGACAAGTTGCTTCAAAAAGCCAAACGAATTCGTAAATCCATCGTCAACCGTGTTACCCCACGCGCCACACATCCTATTCATCGCGTCATGATACGCGGTTCCGTAGCGGCAGGTACACTTGTGACCATGCACGGGCAAACGCTGACGATTGAACATCCGCTCCCAAAACTTTCTATGGAACTGGAAAACCACCAGCGAGCAGTTAAATCTCAACATTTAACTCATTAG
- a CDS encoding DUF4198 domain-containing protein codes for MKKNAIFMCMVLLLATTSLAYGHEFILVPQQWQSYHEGQKLPFSLASSHSFMRSEELEAAESVVASYDDSGVTLHPNKPYLTWDGSVTLKAGEAAVLSAHRKGEVWSKTTQGWKKGDKSTLKGVILTKKFEKFAKSILPVDGKTAKFDRTVGHTLEIVPIDNPLTAHVGDDIRIKVLFNGKTVAPENIFATYKGFTDTENTYAYTTEPYGDGIAKIHISNSGLWMIRVQHVAEGNGQKYQSHVLRATLTFPIAK; via the coding sequence ATGAAAAAAAATGCTATCTTTATGTGTATGGTCTTGTTACTCGCCACAACCTCTCTTGCGTACGGTCATGAATTCATCCTTGTTCCACAGCAGTGGCAATCCTATCATGAAGGCCAAAAACTCCCGTTCAGCCTCGCTTCCTCACATTCATTTATGCGAAGTGAAGAGCTTGAAGCAGCCGAAAGTGTTGTTGCATCCTACGACGATTCCGGCGTTACTCTCCACCCTAACAAACCATACCTGACATGGGATGGCAGCGTAACACTCAAAGCCGGAGAAGCAGCAGTACTATCTGCCCACCGTAAAGGCGAAGTATGGAGCAAAACCACACAGGGCTGGAAAAAAGGCGATAAATCCACACTGAAGGGTGTTATCCTCACAAAGAAATTTGAAAAATTTGCAAAATCCATTCTTCCTGTAGACGGTAAGACTGCAAAATTTGACCGCACTGTTGGGCATACATTGGAAATTGTTCCCATTGATAACCCACTCACAGCTCATGTCGGCGATGACATCCGCATCAAGGTACTCTTCAACGGAAAAACAGTAGCACCTGAAAATATTTTTGCCACATACAAAGGCTTTACCGACACTGAAAACACCTACGCATACACCACTGAGCCTTACGGTGATGGCATCGCAAAAATTCATATTTCAAATTCAGGATTATGGATGATCCGCGTACAGCATGTTGCAGAAGGTAACGGTCAAAAATACCAGAGCCACGTACTCCGCGCTACCCTAACCTTCCCGATTGCGAAGTAA
- a CDS encoding DUF362 domain-containing protein: MTKLEQQTAEGLIPVALTHCVEYEYRAVHEAVRDCLQAIHFAPSTGAKVLVKPNFLKVDSNGLCCTHPVVVEAVCETLLEYGCSVTVGDSPAFGSAASVARSIGLLEGLERLTVPLITLDSPTCVKFESGTSIGISRSALECDMLFNVPRMKAHTQMRTTFAVKNLFGCVSGVRKAIAHSTHGDKANAFRELLVDVALALPPAVSVADGIVCMHKTGPSGGAPYSLGLIGAAGDPVSLDTALYSVLGCTVDEMPLWGELQRKNLRGAFEEQLEYVLASPYEFDAGGFILPYQLTPETFHPVRLLRSSVKRLWKRYLCP, encoded by the coding sequence TTGACGAAATTAGAGCAGCAAACGGCTGAAGGATTGATTCCAGTGGCATTGACGCATTGCGTAGAGTATGAATATCGCGCTGTGCATGAGGCTGTAAGGGATTGTTTGCAGGCTATTCACTTTGCACCTTCGACAGGGGCAAAGGTTTTGGTGAAGCCTAATTTTCTGAAGGTCGATAGCAACGGGCTTTGTTGTACGCATCCTGTTGTTGTGGAAGCCGTGTGCGAAACACTGCTTGAATACGGATGCTCAGTTACAGTGGGCGATTCCCCCGCCTTTGGTTCTGCTGCGTCTGTTGCTCGGAGTATCGGCTTGCTGGAAGGGTTGGAGCGTCTAACTGTTCCACTTATTACGTTAGATTCTCCAACGTGCGTGAAGTTTGAAAGCGGCACTTCTATCGGTATATCCCGTAGCGCGCTTGAATGCGATATGTTGTTCAATGTGCCGCGGATGAAAGCCCACACGCAAATGCGGACAACTTTTGCGGTGAAAAATTTATTTGGCTGTGTGAGCGGGGTTCGTAAAGCTATTGCGCATTCTACGCACGGGGATAAGGCAAACGCTTTTAGAGAATTGCTTGTGGATGTTGCTTTGGCATTGCCGCCAGCTGTGAGTGTTGCGGACGGTATTGTCTGTATGCATAAAACAGGACCCAGCGGCGGAGCACCGTATTCTTTGGGACTCATTGGCGCGGCTGGTGATCCCGTCTCTTTGGATACTGCGTTGTATTCTGTCTTGGGATGCACAGTTGACGAAATGCCGTTATGGGGCGAGCTACAACGCAAAAATCTACGCGGCGCTTTTGAGGAACAACTTGAGTACGTACTTGCATCGCCATACGAGTTTGATGCTGGTGGATTCATACTTCCGTATCAGCTTACGCCGGAAACATTTCATCCAGTCCGGTTACTGCGGAGCAGCGTAAAACGTTTATGGAAACGGTACTTGTGTCCGTAG